In the Sarcophilus harrisii chromosome 3, mSarHar1.11, whole genome shotgun sequence genome, one interval contains:
- the ZBTB45 gene encoding zinc finger and BTB domain-containing protein 45 yields MATSAAATASASASAAAAEAVHYIHLQNFSRSLLETLNGQRLGGHFCDVTVRIREASLRAHRCVLAAGSPFFQDKLLLGHSEILVPPVVPAQTVRQLVEFLYSGSLVVAQSEALQVLTAASILQIKTVIDECTQIISQARGAGSRGPEDGAAGPAAAASAELCTPGPGPGGPGPGPGGAEVRYKLRDLLSAQQQRAAAATATDAGPHGCHSRKQRQPVRLQLLEPLAVVIKDEEGETSPTRAATAGLGGPEGIREGSGPGDGAEEEEDDDEDDDEDGAEEEEAGGGGCFSQCGGGFFSEGLKEPRKDPPAAVPDLPPSETPGGRDYFGAASEEVFPESFIPVWPNEEVAEGGPRDAAPAALESPSQAPARPDCSMGPPPSSGFGPRPPEPRTLGFPGPTSAVKGAGAPGLFPFHLPAPPPGPPQPPPFFSPLQAEGSAGGGGGVSAASASAAAGLGGLGPIQIQHNEGPGPPAPPVPGPRPPELPSYECSHCQKTFSSRKNYTKHMFIHSGEKPHQCSVCWRSFSLRDYLLKHMVTHTGVRAFQCSVCCKRFTQKSSLNVHMRTHRPERVPCPLCAKVFSHRTLLERHLSSHPAP; encoded by the exons ATGGCGACCTCGGCGGCGGCCACGGCCTCGGCCTCGGCCTCGGCGGCGGCCGCAGAGGCGGTGCACTACATCCACCTGCAGAACTTCTCGCGCTCCCTGTTGGAGACCCTGAACGGGCAGCGGCTCGGCGGGCACTTCTGCGACGTGACCGTGCGCATCCGGGAGGCCTCGCTGCGGGCGCACCGCTGCGTGCTGGCGGCCGGCTCGCCCTTCTTCCAGGACAAGCTGCTGCTGGGCCACTCGGAGATCCTGGTGCCGCCCGTGGTGCCGGCGCAGACCGTGCGCCAGCTGGTCGAGTTCCTGTACAGCGGCTCCCTGGTGGTGGCGCAGAGCGAGGCGCTGCAGGTGCTCACGGCGGCCTCCATCCTGCAGATCAAGACCGTCATCGACGAGTGCACCCAGATCATTTCGCAGGCGCGCGGAGCCGGCTCGCGGGGGCCGGAGGATGGGGCCGCGGGGCCCGCTGCCGCCGCCTCGGCCGAGCTCTGCACGCCGGGGCCCGGGCCGGGGGGGCCGGGACCGGGACCCGGGGGGGCTGAGGTCCGCTACAAGCTCCGAGACCTGCTCTCCGCGCAGCAGCAGCGGGCGGCGGCGGCCACGGCCACGGACGCCGGGCCCCACGGCTGTCACAGCCGCAAGCAGAGACAGCCCGTCCGCCTGCAGCTGCTAGAGCCTCTGGCCGTGGTGATCAAGGATGAAGAGGGAGAAACCTCGCCCACGCGCGCGGCCACCGCGGGGTTGGGGGGTCCGGAAGGGATCCGAGAAGGCTCGGGCCCGGGAGATGGGgcggaggaggaagaggatgacgACGAGGACGACGACGAGGATGGGGCTGAGGAAGAAGAGGCTGGCGGGGGTGGCTGCTTTAGCCAGTGTGGGGGAGGCTTCTTCAGCGAGGGCCTCAAAGAGCCCCGGAAGGACCCCCCAGCCGCGGTGCCAGATTTGCCTCCCTCGGAAACCCCCGGGGGGAGAGACTATTTCGGCGCGGCCTCGGAAGAGGTGTTCCCCGAGAGCTTTATCCCCGTGTGGCCCAACGAGGAGGTGGCTGAGGGGGGACCCCGGGATGCGGCTCCTGCGGCTCTAGAGAGCCCGTCCCAGGCTCCTGCCCGGCCCGACTGCAGCATGGGGCCTCCTCCCAGTTCAGGCTTCGGACCTCGACCTCCTGAGCCCCGAACCCTGGGCTTTCCCGGTCCCACGTCTGCCGTGAAGGGCGCGGGGGCTCCTGGTCTCTTCCCCTTCCACCTGCCAGCTCCTCCCCCGGGACCCCCCCAGCCTCCGCCCTTCTTCAGCCCCCTCCAGGCAGAAGGCTCTGCAGGGGGAGGCGGGGGAGTCTCCGCCGCCTCCGCTTCGGCAGCTGCTGGACTGGGGGGATTGGGTCCCATTCAGATCCAGCATAATGAAGGTCCTGGTCCACCCGCGCCCCCAGTGCCGGGGCCCCGGCCCCCGGAGCTGCCTTCCTACGAGTGCAGTCACTGTCAGAAAACTTTCAGCTCACGCAAGAACTACACGAAGCATATGTTTATTCACTCAG GGGAGAAGCCCCACCAGTGCTCGGTGTGCTGGCGCTCCTTCTCGCTCCGAGATTACCTCCTCAAGCACATGGTCACCCACACGGGGGTCCGGGCCTTCCAGTGTTCCGTCTGCTGCAAGCGCTTCACTCAGAAGAGTTCCCTCAACGTGCACATGCGCACTCACCGGCCCGAGCGCGTCCCCTGCCCGCTGTGTGCCAAGGTCTTCTCCCACCGTACGCTCCTGGAAAGGCACCTCAGTTCCCACCCTGCCCCCTGA